One segment of Oncorhynchus kisutch isolate 150728-3 unplaced genomic scaffold, Okis_V2 scaffold4013, whole genome shotgun sequence DNA contains the following:
- the LOC109877102 gene encoding twinfilin-1, which translates to METLVLGGTKHASKKWDQEYDAYVLPLLQEDMPSYLLYRLDSTNNQGYEWIFLAWSPDRSPVRQKMLYAATRATLKKEFGGGHIKDEIFGTVEDDVSLSGYRKYLIAQAAPQPLTAAEEELRQIKLSEVQTDISVDTKQQTLTGVAFPMQRDAIQALEQFREKKINYVQLEIDFKNECIKLSSTTPTELKDLPKRIPKDAARYHFFLYKHSHEGDYLESTVFIYSMPGYKCSIRERMLYSSCKNPLIDTVESNQHIQIAKKLEIDNGDELTAEFMYEEVHPKQHAHKQAFPKPKGPAGKKGGRRITRPPGDGEED; encoded by the exons ATGG AGACTCTGGTGCTGGGAGGCACCAAGCATGCGTCTAAGAAGTGGGACCAGGAGTATGATGCCTATGTGCTGCCTCTCCTACAGGAGGACATGCCTTCCTATCTCCTGTACAGGCTGGACTCTACTAACAACCAGGGATATGAGTGGATCTTCCTGGCCTGGTCACCTGACCGCTCACCT GTTAGACAGAAGATGTTATATGCTGCTACAAGAGCTACACTGAAGAAGGAGTTTGGGGGTGGACACATTAAAGATGAAATATTTGGCACAGTGGAG gatgATGTGTCGCTGAGTGGGTACAGGAAGTACCTGATAGCACAGGCTGCTCCACAACCACTGACTGCTGCTGAGGAGGAGCTGAGGCAGATCAAActgagtgag GTACAGACAGACATCAGTGTGGACACTAAGCAACAGACTCTGACGGGCGTGGCCTTCCCTATGCAGCGAGACGCCATCCAGGCTCTGGAACAGTTCAGAGAGAAGAAGATCAACTACGTACAGCTG GAGATAGATTTTAAGAATGAGTGTATCAAGCTGTCCAGCACCACTCCTACAGAACTGAAGGATCTGCCCAAGAGGATCCCCAAGGATGCAGCCCGATACCACTTCTTCCTGTACAAGCATTCCCACGAGGGAGACTACCTCGAGTCTACAG TGTTCATCTACTCCATGCCGGGGTATAAATGTAGCATCAGAGAGAGGATGCTCTACTCCAGCTGTAAGAACCCTCTCATCGATACTGTGGAGAGCAACCAGCACATCCAGATAGCCAAAAAG CTGGAGATTGATAACGGTGATGAGCTCACCGCAGAATTCATGTACGAAGAGGTCCACCCTAAGCAGCACGCACACAAGCAGGCCTTTCCCAAACCTAAAGGCCCCGCGGGGAAGAAAGGGGGGCGCCGGATCACTAGACCACCAGGGGATGGGGAAGAAGACTAA
- the LOC109876832 gene encoding pseudouridylate synthase 7 homolog-like protein isoform X2, with product MTMTEEAPGVPECYISEHEGFYGTIKNFTRDFVVTEIDIHGQMVTKPSVSDVPQSSNITEACPGSKSEGKTNIISPKHQHNLKEENSEPGPGQNGDITSTASQDCFDLSIILGQAVCEELEQFTALLREMSSSPNDGVEKKLANQESSNGSEKMANQELSLGSFPDKHQRANVHRAVRHSFPFLLTVTNQSEIRVKEDPDFKLLSGLVSEEEAEDFIRFIDTKMPNSVYTFRGDDSKEHRTAVHHFLSRRFGKLVETKSFSDQQQKTTAITVRLRKKGKPRKRTADDSKEEEVYTAFTLRKENLETLEAISYMAAVLGVLPSDFTYAGIKDKRAVTYQSMVVKKISPQRLREKASEFEKRGVVLSSVRSVSEPLHLGRLQGNHFDLVVRDLRPHQGHGTLMELDSLVQEAVENVKVKGFVNYYGPQRFGTGQSVQSDRVGLALLKEEMVAAVRLFFTPEEGDDPQSVAKRHFLQTDNAKEALFLMPMSKARERMMLRALHRYGTGPEGCTRAWLSLPHGMRVFYPHAYCSRVWNEAAAHRLTTLGHRARQGDLVWKQRREEGIAAGETSLPQIHVVTAAEEEEEVYSLGQVVLPMLGNTVKYPENPVGGWYQERLARDGLQSCRFRVTPLKLNLPGCYRLLLAIPHSLTYRLEQGQRAGERQQEWNGKSQASGAVPQHPGTDTTRPGGLERQRGGESVQGNGEGESTVQYPDTDTTRPGGLERQRGGESVQGNGEGESMVKYPDTDTTRPGGLERQKGGESVQGNGEGESTVQYPDTDTTRPGGLERQKGGESVQGNGEGESTVQHPDTDTTRPGGLERQRGEENVQGNGEGESTVKYPDTDTPSLRLNFDLDSSCYATICLREVMKCDP from the exons ATGACTATGACGGAGGAAGCACCGGGTGTCCCTGAGTGCTACATCTCAGAACATGAAGGGTTCTATGGAACCATCAAGAACTTCACCAGAGACTTTGTAGTCACAGAGATAGACATCCATGGCCAGATGGTCACTAAACCCAGTGTATCTGATGTTCCTCAATCATCCAACATTACTGAGGCATGTCCAGGTTCCAAGTCTGAAGGAAAGACAAATATTATTAGCCCAAAACATCAACACAACCTCAAAGAAGAGAATTCAGAACCTGGACCCGGTCAGAATGGTGACATCACATCCACCGCCAGCCAAGACTGTTTTGACCTGAGCATAATACTGGGTCAGGCTGTCTGTGAAGAGCTAGAGCAGTTCACTGCTTTATTGAGAGAGATGTCATCAAGTCCCAATGATGGCGTTGAGAAGAAGCTGGCCAACCAAGAATCATCCAATGGCAGTGAGAAGATGGCCAATCAAGAGTTATCCCTGGGTTCATTCCCAGACAAACACCAAAGAGCTAATGTCCACCGCGCTGTCCGACACAGCTTTCCCTTCCTGTTGACAGTAACCAACCAATCAGAGATCAGGGTTAAGGAGGACCCTGACTTTAAGCTCCTATCAGGTTTGGTCTCCGAGGAGGAGGCCGAAGACTTTATCAGGTTCATCGACACCAAGATGCCTAATTCTGTGTACACGTTCAGGGGTGATGACAGTAAGGAGCACAGGACGGCAGTGCACCACTTCCTCAGTAGACGGTTTGGTAAACTGGTGGAGACCAAGAGCTTCAGTGACCAGCAGCAGAAGACTACGGCCATTACTGTCAGGTTGAGAAAAAAAGGGAAACCCAGGAAGAGGACGGCTGATGACAGTAAAGAGGAAGAGGTCTATACAG CGTTCACTCTGAGGAAGGAGAACCTAGAGACTCTGGAGGCTATCAGCTATATGGCAGCTGTCCTGGGGGTGCTGCCCTCTGACTTCACCTACGCTGGCATCAAGGACAAGAGGGCCGTCACCTACCAGTCCATGGTGGTCAAGAAGATCTCACCACAacg GCTGAGAGAGAAGGCCAGTGAGTTTGAGAAGAGGGGGGTGGTCCTCTCCTCCGTCCGCTCCGTCTCGGAGCCTCTTCATCTGGGTAGACTCCAGGGGAACCACTTTGACCTGGTGGTACGGGATCTGAGGCCACACCAGGGTCATGGCACACTGATGGAGCTGGACTCACTGGTGCAGGAGGCTGTGGAGAACGTAAAG GTCAAGGGGTTTGTGAACTACTATGGACCTCAGAGGTTTGGGACTGGACAGAGTGTTCAGTCTGACCGCGTCGGACTGGCCCTGCTCAAAGAGGAAATG GTGGCAGCTGTCCGTCTGTTTTTCACACCCGAAGAGGGTGATGACCCTCAGAGCGTTGCCAAGAGACACTTCCTCCAGACTG ATAATGCCAAGGAGGCCCTGTTTCTGATGCCCATGTCCAAGGCCAGAGAGAGGATGATGCTGAGGGCCCTACATCGCTATGGGACGGGCCCAGAGGGCTGCACCCGTGCCTGGCTCAGCCTGCCCCATGGGATGAGGGTCTTCTACCCCCACGCATACTGCAG CCGGGTCTGGAACGAGGCGGCTGCACACAGGCTGACCACGCTGGGCCACAGGGCCAGGCAGGGAGATCTGGTCTggaagcagaggagagaggaggggatagcgGCGGGAGAAACCAGCTTACCTCAG ATTCATGTTGTTACTgctgcagaggaggaggaggaagtctACTCACTAGGAcag GTGGTTCTTCCCATGCTTGGCAACACTGTGAAGTACCCAGAGAACCCTGTAGGGGGCTGGTACCAGGAGAGACTGGCGAGGGATGGACTACAGAGCTGTCGTTTCAGAGTCACTCCTCTCAAACTGAACCTCCCTGGCTGCTACCGCCTCTTACTGGCCATCCCACATAGCCTGACCTACAGGCTGGAGCAGGGCCAGAGAGCTGGGGAGAGGCAACAGGAGTGGAATGGAAAGTCACAGGCTAGTGGAGCGGTACCACAGCACCCCGGCACAGACACAACTAGACCTGGAGGtctggagaggcagagaggaggggagagcgtgCAGG GTAATGGAGAGGGGGAGTCAACGGTGCAGTACCCTGACACAGACACAACTAGACCTGGAGGtctggagaggcagagaggaggggagagcgtgCAGGGTAATGGAGAGGGGGAGTCAATGGTGAAGTACCCTGACACAGACACAACTAGACCTGGAGGTCTGGAGAGGCAGAAAGGAGGGGAGAGCGTGCAGGGTAATGGAGAGGGGGAGTCAACGGTGCAGTACCCTGACACAGACACAACTAGACCTGGAGGTCTGGAGAGGCAGAAAGGAGGGGAGAGCGTGCAGGGTAATGGAGAGGGGGAGTCAACGGTGCAGCACCCTGACACAGACACAACTAGACCTGGAGGtctggagaggcagagaggagaggagaacgtgCAGGGTAATGGAGAGGGGGAGTCAACGGTGAAGTACCCTGACACAGACACACCTAGTTTGAGGTTGAACTTTGACCTGGACTCTTCCTGCTACGCCACCATCTGCCTCAGAGAGGTCATGAAATGTGACCCTTAA
- the LOC109876832 gene encoding pseudouridylate synthase 7 homolog-like protein isoform X1, with amino-acid sequence MTMTEEAPGVPECYISEHEGFYGTIKNFTRDFVVTEIDIHGQMVTKPSVSDVPQSSNITEACPGSKSEGKTNIISPKHQHNLKEENSEPGPGQNGDITSTASQDCFDLSIILGQAVCEELEQFTALLREMSSSPNDGVEKKLANQESSNGSEKMANQELSLGSFPDKHQRANVHRAVRHSFPFLLTVTNQSEIRVKEDPDFKLLSGLVSEEEAEDFIRFIDTKMPNSVYTFRGDDSKEHRTAVHHFLSRRFGKLVETKSFSDQQQKTTAITVRLRKKGKPRKRTADDSKEEEVYTAFTLRKENLETLEAISYMAAVLGVLPSDFTYAGIKDKRAVTYQSMVVKKISPQRLREKASEFEKRGVVLSSVRSVSEPLHLGRLQGNHFDLVVRDLRPHQGHGTLMELDSLVQEAVENVKVKGFVNYYGPQRFGTGQSVQSDRVGLALLKEEMVAAVRLFFTPEEGDDPQSVAKRHFLQTDNAKEALFLMPMSKARERMMLRALHRYGTGPEGCTRAWLSLPHGMRVFYPHAYCSRVWNEAAAHRLTTLGHRARQGDLVWKQRREEGIAAGETSLPQIHVVTAAEEEEEVYSLGQVVLPMLGNTVKYPENPVGGWYQERLARDGLQSCRFRVTPLKLNLPGCYRLLLAIPHSLTYRLEQGQRAGERQQEWNGKSQASGAVPQHPGTDTTRPGGLERQRGGESVQGNGEGESTVQYPDTDTTRPGGLERQRGGESVQGNGEGESTVQYPDTDTTRPGGLERQRGGESVQGNGEGESMVKYPDTDTTRPGGLERQKGGESVQGNGEGESTVQYPDTDTTRPGGLERQKGGESVQGNGEGESTVQHPDTDTTRPGGLERQRGEENVQGNGEGESTVKYPDTDTPSLRLNFDLDSSCYATICLREVMKCDP; translated from the exons ATGACTATGACGGAGGAAGCACCGGGTGTCCCTGAGTGCTACATCTCAGAACATGAAGGGTTCTATGGAACCATCAAGAACTTCACCAGAGACTTTGTAGTCACAGAGATAGACATCCATGGCCAGATGGTCACTAAACCCAGTGTATCTGATGTTCCTCAATCATCCAACATTACTGAGGCATGTCCAGGTTCCAAGTCTGAAGGAAAGACAAATATTATTAGCCCAAAACATCAACACAACCTCAAAGAAGAGAATTCAGAACCTGGACCCGGTCAGAATGGTGACATCACATCCACCGCCAGCCAAGACTGTTTTGACCTGAGCATAATACTGGGTCAGGCTGTCTGTGAAGAGCTAGAGCAGTTCACTGCTTTATTGAGAGAGATGTCATCAAGTCCCAATGATGGCGTTGAGAAGAAGCTGGCCAACCAAGAATCATCCAATGGCAGTGAGAAGATGGCCAATCAAGAGTTATCCCTGGGTTCATTCCCAGACAAACACCAAAGAGCTAATGTCCACCGCGCTGTCCGACACAGCTTTCCCTTCCTGTTGACAGTAACCAACCAATCAGAGATCAGGGTTAAGGAGGACCCTGACTTTAAGCTCCTATCAGGTTTGGTCTCCGAGGAGGAGGCCGAAGACTTTATCAGGTTCATCGACACCAAGATGCCTAATTCTGTGTACACGTTCAGGGGTGATGACAGTAAGGAGCACAGGACGGCAGTGCACCACTTCCTCAGTAGACGGTTTGGTAAACTGGTGGAGACCAAGAGCTTCAGTGACCAGCAGCAGAAGACTACGGCCATTACTGTCAGGTTGAGAAAAAAAGGGAAACCCAGGAAGAGGACGGCTGATGACAGTAAAGAGGAAGAGGTCTATACAG CGTTCACTCTGAGGAAGGAGAACCTAGAGACTCTGGAGGCTATCAGCTATATGGCAGCTGTCCTGGGGGTGCTGCCCTCTGACTTCACCTACGCTGGCATCAAGGACAAGAGGGCCGTCACCTACCAGTCCATGGTGGTCAAGAAGATCTCACCACAacg GCTGAGAGAGAAGGCCAGTGAGTTTGAGAAGAGGGGGGTGGTCCTCTCCTCCGTCCGCTCCGTCTCGGAGCCTCTTCATCTGGGTAGACTCCAGGGGAACCACTTTGACCTGGTGGTACGGGATCTGAGGCCACACCAGGGTCATGGCACACTGATGGAGCTGGACTCACTGGTGCAGGAGGCTGTGGAGAACGTAAAG GTCAAGGGGTTTGTGAACTACTATGGACCTCAGAGGTTTGGGACTGGACAGAGTGTTCAGTCTGACCGCGTCGGACTGGCCCTGCTCAAAGAGGAAATG GTGGCAGCTGTCCGTCTGTTTTTCACACCCGAAGAGGGTGATGACCCTCAGAGCGTTGCCAAGAGACACTTCCTCCAGACTG ATAATGCCAAGGAGGCCCTGTTTCTGATGCCCATGTCCAAGGCCAGAGAGAGGATGATGCTGAGGGCCCTACATCGCTATGGGACGGGCCCAGAGGGCTGCACCCGTGCCTGGCTCAGCCTGCCCCATGGGATGAGGGTCTTCTACCCCCACGCATACTGCAG CCGGGTCTGGAACGAGGCGGCTGCACACAGGCTGACCACGCTGGGCCACAGGGCCAGGCAGGGAGATCTGGTCTggaagcagaggagagaggaggggatagcgGCGGGAGAAACCAGCTTACCTCAG ATTCATGTTGTTACTgctgcagaggaggaggaggaagtctACTCACTAGGAcag GTGGTTCTTCCCATGCTTGGCAACACTGTGAAGTACCCAGAGAACCCTGTAGGGGGCTGGTACCAGGAGAGACTGGCGAGGGATGGACTACAGAGCTGTCGTTTCAGAGTCACTCCTCTCAAACTGAACCTCCCTGGCTGCTACCGCCTCTTACTGGCCATCCCACATAGCCTGACCTACAGGCTGGAGCAGGGCCAGAGAGCTGGGGAGAGGCAACAGGAGTGGAATGGAAAGTCACAGGCTAGTGGAGCGGTACCACAGCACCCCGGCACAGACACAACTAGACCTGGAGGtctggagaggcagagaggaggggagagcgtgCAGGGTAATGGAGAGGGGGAGTCAACGGTGCAGTACCCTGACACAGACACAACTAGACCTGGAGGtctggagaggcagagaggaggggagagcgtgCAGGGTAATGGAGAGGGGGAGTCAACGGTGCAGTACCCTGACACAGACACAACTAGACCTGGAGGtctggagaggcagagaggaggggagagcgtgCAGGGTAATGGAGAGGGGGAGTCAATGGTGAAGTACCCTGACACAGACACAACTAGACCTGGAGGTCTGGAGAGGCAGAAAGGAGGGGAGAGCGTGCAGGGTAATGGAGAGGGGGAGTCAACGGTGCAGTACCCTGACACAGACACAACTAGACCTGGAGGTCTGGAGAGGCAGAAAGGAGGGGAGAGCGTGCAGGGTAATGGAGAGGGGGAGTCAACGGTGCAGCACCCTGACACAGACACAACTAGACCTGGAGGtctggagaggcagagaggagaggagaacgtgCAGGGTAATGGAGAGGGGGAGTCAACGGTGAAGTACCCTGACACAGACACACCTAGTTTGAGGTTGAACTTTGACCTGGACTCTTCCTGCTACGCCACCATCTGCCTCAGAGAGGTCATGAAATGTGACCCTTAA